One Eptesicus fuscus isolate TK198812 chromosome 13, DD_ASM_mEF_20220401, whole genome shotgun sequence genomic window, TCTGGGCCCGCCGCCATGGAGCTGAAGGTGTGGGTGGACGGCATCCAGCGAGTGGTCTGCGGCGTCTCGGAGCAGACCACCTGTCAGGAAGTGGTGGTCGCACTAGCTCAAGCTATAGGTGAGCCCCCTCAGGGACAGACAGGCCCAACAGGTGGACCTGGGGGGGGCCTGGCCCTCTGGTCCCATCTTCCCCCAAGGAGGGTGGGGCTAGTTGCCCTCCCCTTGCTTCTCAATCTAGGGGacaaggggtggggggatgtaggctgacccctctcccccaccccaggccagacGGGCCGTTTTGTGCTCGTGCAGCGTCTCAGGGAGAAGGaacggcagctgctgccccaggagTGTCCCGTGGGTGCCCAGGCCACCTGTGGACAGTTTGCCAGTGATGTCCAGTTTGTCCTGCGGCGGACAGGGCCCAGCCTCACCGGGAGGCCCTCCTCAGACAGCTGCCCACCTCCTGAGCGCTGCCCAATCCGCGCCAGCCTTCCCCCAAAGCCCAGACCAGCACTGGACCGTGAGCCCCAGAAAGCACTGACCTTCAGCCCGGGGTACCCCAGGCTGGCctctggcctggcgctgcctgagCCGGTGGCCTCTGTAGCACCGATGCCCGGCCACTGCGAAGACCTGCAGGACCTGGAGCGGAGGGTGCAGAGGAACGCAGCAGAGCTGGGCCAGGAGGCCTTCTGGGAGCAGGAGCTGCGGAGGGAGCAGGCGCGGGAGCGGGAGGCACAGTCCCGGCTGCAAGCACTGAGCGCGGCCACTGCCGAGCATGCCGCCCGGCTGCAGGCCCTGGACGCCCAGGCTCGCGCCCTGGAGGACAAGCTATACCTGGCGGCCGAGGCCCCTGGGCCCCCTTCGCCCACAGCATCTGCCACAGAACGCCTGCGCCAGGACCTGGCCGCCCAGGAGCGGCAGAGTGCGGAGGTGCAGGGCAGCCTGGCCCTGGTGAGCAGGGCTCTGGAGGCCGCAGAGCACGCCCTGCAGGTGAGCTCATGGGACTGGCACCCGGACTGGACACGGGTGGATTTGGGGGTTGGTCTTGGGGTCCGACCAGGTTCATGGCTGTGCCCACTGAGGGTCCCAtgtgccccaggcccaggcccaggagctggaggggTTGGTCTTGGGGTCCGACCAGGTTCATGGCTGTGCCCACTGAGGGTCCCAtgtgccccaggcccaggcccaggagctggaggagctgaaCCGGGAGTTGCGTCAGTGTAACCTGCAGCAATTCATCCAGCAGACGGGGGCTGCTCCCAGCATGCAGGTCAGAGTGGTTCCGaggaaggcggggctggggggcgcccagcccagctcccagctgaCCTGCTTTCCCCACAGGATCTCATGCCTCCAGCCAGAGGACAGCCCCTCCCAGGAGTCCCCCGGAGTCCTGCCCTCGTGCCCAGTCTGAGCCCAGAGGGTATGTCTGTCTGCCTCACTCTGGGTGGGATGGGGTCCTCCTgtggccccccaacccccgcagCCTGTGTTCTCTCCACAGTTCCCCCCGTGAGGCAGAACTGGAGGTAGCAGCACCTGCCCCTGCCCGGAATGAATGTCcatgccagcccagccctgggctctgatGACATGAGCGAGGGCAGCCAGGGTCGGCCGAGCCTGGATAACCAGGATCGGCGGCCATGGAGGACTCATGCCCCCCTGCAGTTGGAAGCCCTCGGGCCCTACCCCTGAGGCAGACCACCCGGAGCTGggtcaggaggaggctgaggaCTCTCACCTGGTACTTGCCAAGTCTGCCGAGCCCCCTGGAGAAGCTTGGGGCACGGCCAGCTCAGAACTTGCTAGGCCCCAAAGGCCACAGCTCTCTGTTGGGGACAGGAGACGCGTGGATGCTGTTTTTAGTCTGTGGGTCTGTGCTTGCGTGTGGGAGGCATCCTTCAGTACGTGTGCGTGTTCAGGTGCGTGAGTACACGAGTGTGTGAGCGCTGCCTCCCCTACCATGACACTGAAACCTCAATAAACTGCCTGAAGTGGCTTGAGTGTGTCCTGAGCGGCCCTAGGCAGGGTCTAGGAGGTCTAACACTGGAGACCCCACCCAGGGTCCCTGGGGAGTACCCGAGCTGCCGGGGGCTGGCCACAGCCAGGGTTCCTGAGAAGGGGTCTCCCAGGGTCAGTGGTCACTTGGGTCCAAGGCTGGGGCTCCCAGGGCCTTGCTCtcccccccacatcccccccGCAGGGCCCTCTGCACCTGAGCCTGGTGATGGAGTTGGTCAGGCTGGAGCCCTGGCTTGGGATTTAtcggaccccctcccccctcgctcccctcccgggcctctcctccccagcagGAGCTGCCACCCACTCCGGGTGCCCCAGGAGCGGAGGACTCCAGGACATGCCAGACCTGCCTGTCAGGTTGACTAAGGCTGAGAGCTTGTGGGTGGGTCCCAGGACTCCGGGCTTGGCTGGGCCCAGGGAGCTTTGCCCAGAGGAGCATTTTAGGCCCGTGAGGGTGTGGCCGCCTGCCTCCCAACACCCCCTCCGCTCCCCAGGTGGGCGGAGAGCCTCTGCGGGGAGCCTGCAGCCTGGAAGTGAGGGCAGGCATCCAGCTCGCAGtccttccctgggctgggccGCAGCTCCGGCTCCGAGGGCTGTGGTGAAGGCCAGAGACCTTTGTGACGGCCAGAACTCGGGGGCTCTGCCTCGGGTGCAGCCACGGCTACTGGGGACCAGGATGGTGAcatcctaggtcagtggtcggcaaactgcggctcgcgagccacatgcggctctttggccccttgagtgtggctcttccacaaaataccacggcttgggcgagtctattttgaagaagtggcgttagaagtttaagtttaaaaaatgtggctctcaaaagaaatgtcaatcgttgtactgtcgatatttggctctgttgactaatgagtttgccaaccactgccttaggtcaTGGGGTTTTGGGCTGAGTTTTGGGGTTGGCAACATTGGGATGGAGTCAGCCTTCTCCTGGGGTGGCCCTGAGTCAGGCCTGGTGCTCCCCACTTCCTCTGGAGCAGACTATAGGGGCCGTGAAGTCCTAAGCGTCAGGAGCAAGGAAGCCAGAGCCCAGCTTGCGGGGAGCCAtgacgggggaggggggccttCGTGCCGAGACAGCACAGATGGGGAGTGGCCGGGCCGCTCCAGGCGGCAGGAATCCTGCGAAGCTCCCAGCCCGGCCACACTCCTGTCTACACTGCCCAGCTCAGCAGCCTGTTCCTCACCCGTGGGTGCCAGGGCCTGGCCTGACCGCAGCCCCAGACAGATCCAAGCACAGGGTCACACGGGGTGTAGCCGGGACTGGAGAGGCTGATGGGGCCATGTCCTGGTGGAAGGGCTGGGAGCTCTGGGCCTGCTCCCCTcacccacagtcccttcccacgCTCAGGAAGGTGGGGCggatctgggccccagccctgaGCCACTGCATGGATCACCTCCCACGCTGAGCACCCAGGGGCAAGGCCAtcctgcacacgcacacgcacacacacatgcacgcacgcacacgggACCAGCAGGACTAGCCCTTGCCTCCCCGGTATCATGAGCTTCCTCACCAAGATTCCCAGCCCCAAAGGGAGCGGGCACCGAGCTGGCTGAGCTCACGCACCCTGGTCTCCTGCGCCCGTTTCCAGGGACACTGTCCCTGGTCTGCTCCTGGCTGTCAGGCTGGGGCCCACTCCAGAAGGGGTCCTCTCTGCCCGCAGCCAAAGCGaagagggcggggcggggggggctatTCCGGATGCACGAAATCCCACCCCACCAAATGTTGCCAGAAGTGCTTCCGTCACTCAGCAAGCCTTTGGCTGAGAAGTTTACTTTTGAGTTTTAACTTACACGTTGAAAACAATGATGCAAGCCGTGCTGAGGTGAGGAAAAGCCTAGCTCCCCCCACGTGTCCGGGTAATTGCAGGGCAGGACCGGGCAGgaccgggccgggccgggccagctCCCCGGGAGGTGAGGCAGGACCTGCCTGTGTGAGGATGGACAGCCCTCATCCCTGGCCACTGCTGCTCTCAGGGTCAGGCCCCTACTGACCTCACAGCTCCTGTTCACCCCCAGGGCTGGCGGACACACCTGGGTTCGCTGAGGCACCgcagctgccccctcccacctACACAGCCTCCCAGTGGCTGTAAAACGGCTCCACGGGTTCCAACCCCAAGGCAGCCACAGCCTCCCTGTCACCGGCAGGACCTGGCCCCACCAAGCCTGCGGGTGTGACACCACAGTGACCCTCCGGACAGGGTCCTTCCGAAGTGAAGTCCAAGCCACCCCAGTCCTTCAGGCCGCTCGGACAACAGCAGGCCCGGCGCCAGCCATCAACCCACTGCCAGGAGCGGGGCAGGGCCTGCGGTAGGCATTCGGCCCCTGCTGCCCCGGCGGCTGCTCTGGGGACACTCCACGCTCAACGTTTCCTCGGTGCACCTGAGAGcacccagcaggggaggcaggcctgggacTGCGCCAGGGCCCCACCTCGGGAAGGGGTACAGGGGTACTCTGCTGGGCACCACACATGGGGCCTCGCTGAAGTGGTCGAAATGCACAGAAAAGCCACGTCCGTCACTGTCTTCCTTCAAGTTCCCAGAGGGGCCCTCGGAAGTGGGTCCTGGAGGCTCCGGTCCGCACGGCATCCAGAAGACCATCCCAGGAGCGCGCGCAGCTGGCACCCTGGCACACACGGGAAGAAAGTTTCCTCCAAGAGGGCACTGCTCCCGCCTGAGCCCTCGCATGGGGGCAGCGAAGCCCGTTCaatgcccttctttctctcccaccccctgggTGTTTGCTGGACGCAAACTGGCAGACCCTTCCATAGGGgcgccctgcccccctccccgcacctggACGCGCGCCCTCCGACCCCCTGTGGCCTCTCCCTGCCCGGTGTGGCCTCCCCCTGCCCGACAGCGCAGGGTCACAGAGGGGCCGGGGCGGTCGCGCTGCCCAGGAGCAGATCAGCCGCTGTCACACGCACAGTGGGTCCGGAGCAGCGCAGTGTGCGGTGGGCAGTGGCTGCCCTGCGCCTGGAGGGACGCTGGGCAGGCGGAGGAGTCATCCCGCACcccagccctccttcccctccaaccTGGGCGTCCGAGCCCCTGCAGCTGGCGAGGGCGGGCGGCTTGTGGGATgcgcccccgcccgccggcctGGGACCCCCAGCGCGTCACCTGCACCCCCGGTGCGGGACCGTCGCCGGCTCTCGGCCCAACTTCGGCAGCGGCCGCGGCCCCTTCGCGCCCCCAcggccccgcgcccgcgccccgcgcccggtCCGTATGCAAATATGAGAGCCCCGCAGCCAATtgccggccgggccgggcccgTCCTGCCACGCCGCAGCCAGTGGGAGCGAGGCGGGTGCGGACGCCACGCCCACCGCCGCGCGGCCCCTCGCGGGCGCGGCCGGCGCGTTCCTTTCCGCACGTCGGCCTCGGGGCGGGGCCGCCACCTgccgggcggggcctggggcgcctCAGCACATCCTCGCGggccgcccccccgcccgcccgtccCGGTGGTTCGACCCGAGGCGCcgtcccccgcccgcccgccgcgcctCCCAGGGCACCCGCGGGACTGGGCGCACGTAGcccgggccgggggccggggccgggaccGAGGAGGGGCTTCGGGACACACGTACTGCCCGCGTCGCCCGCGCCCATCTCGGGGGTCTGGCTGGCGGGACCGAGCTGGCGTGGACTCGGACTCTGCCCGGTGTGTCCGCGAACCCcgcgggccggccctgggcgccCTGGACCCTTCCGGTGGGACGGCTCGGAGTCCGGAGCGCGGGCCCAGGGTCCGTGCGGCTTGTCCCCGGGGTTGCCAGCCTGTCTGGGCATCGGAGAGGAAGAATCAGGGGAGTCAGTGACTCCTCGAGGAGCCCCAACGTGACGCCAAGGGACATTCGGCCCTGGCCccttctcttcccactcccttcaTGCCCCCATGGCCCCGGGGATCTCTGAGGCAGAATCAGGTCATCCAgacccctggctgggcagagAGGTGCCTGCTCCCCTTTTCTTCCTGGTACAGGGGGTCCTCATAAGCTTTTTGTGCCCCCTCCACGGTCAGCAagagctccccctgcccccacctccctcaaaTCAACCAGAGCCTGGCCCTCCCTGGAGTCCCCACTCTCCTGGCTCCAGGCAGCTCCAAAGGTCCCCTCGGCTCTCCATTGGCACCGCGGTCCTTGGCCCAGGGGGAGGGCCCCAGCCACCCTGGCCGCCTGGctgccctcctgcctccagcTGACAGCCcgctcctgggcctccctgcccccagtgaCCAGTCTGCATCCCTCATCAGTCTGggcccagctgccccctcccacctACACAAGCACTTTATTTCTCCCCTCCAGACTGTcgcctgcgtggctcagggctgggctccagggaggCACCTGCCCCTGTCTGGGACCTCAGGAGTGTGGGAGCGGGTGCAGGGTGCTGTGGGGTGTGGCCACCTGTGGATGGGGAAGGAGCACAGGGCGATGAGTGGATCAGCTCTAGTGGGTCAGAAGTTGAGGGGTCACCGAGGCCTGGATCACCTGGGTCCCTGCGGAGGCCCACACCTTCACGACGGGGGGTGGGCAGACAGGGCAAAGGTTCGGAGGGAAGAAGTCTGGGCCTCGGGGACGTGGAGAGGCCAGAAGTCAGGGTGACTCCCAGTTTCTATCCTGCCCTGTTGGTGCAACCCCCAGCTGTGCCCCTAGTCCCGGCAGTTCCAAATGCACCCGTAACCGCCCTAGTGGGCTCAATGGTGGTCCCTCAGATAGATATGTTCGGCCTGtccagtggctcagtggctgagcgttgacccttgcacaagaggtcaaggttcaattctccatcagggcacatgttgaGGTTGCAGCCcatcccccatagggggcgtgcaggaggcagctgattgatgtttctctatcatccatgtttctatctctctctccttctcccttcccctctctaaaaataaaagtacatatgtatatacttttattgatttcagagagagagggagagggagagggaggtagaaacatcaatgatgagagagaatcactgattggctgcctcccgcacgccccgctctggggatcaagcccacaacacgggcatgtgcccgcTCCACAGGCCGTcactatccactgcgccaaaccgacCAGGgggaaaagtatatttttagaaagCCATGTCCGCGTCCTAATGCCTAGACCCTGTGAATGTGGCCTTGCTGGGAAAGGGTCTTTCCATTCAGCCCAGGATCTTGAGGTGAGGTCGTCCTGATTGCCTGGGCAGGCCTAGGTCCATGTCCTCGGGCGGGTGAGACAGACatccaggcagaggcagagcctggggcacagagggagccagggagcctGGAGCGCCCACACCCAGAAGGACGAGACAGGGTTCTCCTTACAGACGTGGGAGGGAGCGGGTCCTGCCAGCCTTGATGTTGGACTTCAGGCTTCCCAtattgtgagagaataaatttcactGAAAAGACGTCTCTTCTGGGAtgttttcactgaaaaaaaaaaaaaagtctcttctGGGATGCCCCAAATGTGTCCCCAGGTTccccccagggcctcccctgAGCGTGCCTCCCATCTTGACCTGGGCCAGGATGGTCCCTGAAGGGGGTCACTCAGTCTGTGGTCGTTGGTTACAGAGGCCCCCGGACACTAACACAGCCCTCCTGAGCCGGGCACACGGCCCTGCCTGTGTCCTCTTCCAGCTCCAGCCTGTGGGTGTGTGCGGGCCCCACGGCCGGGGGAAGGGCTGGCCGGGGCTGGAGAGAACGGGGACGCTCCCGGCCCAGATCTACCCTCCTGTGCACATGCTGTCTGTGCCTGGGAGGACGGGAGCAGGGGTGCCAGCACACCCTGGGGACACAGCAAGGACTTCAGGGTGCAGGTCTGTGAGGGACACGTGGGCAGGGTGCTAGCACGTGAGAGGTGGCAGATGGGTGGCTGGTCAGGGTGGGCCAGAGGTGACAGTACTGAGGGGGGTGTAGGGAAGGTgtccaaatgtgtgtgtgtgttaaggtaCTTGTTTCaacaggtggggggtgcagataCAGGCCTCTGCTCTCAAGGGGTACCACCTGTGCTGTCTGAGCCCAGACCAGTGGCTCTGGCACACTTCCCTGGGGAGACGTCTCACGTCTGAGCACAGGCTGGCGTGGCTGGGAAGGCCGCCCCTGCTCAAGGATGCCTGCGAAGGCAgtgttctctcctttcttttttcgttcttgatgtatttttattgatttcagagagaaagggagagggagagagagaatcattgatgggctgcctcctgcacgccccctactggggatggagcctgcaacttaggcctgtgcccttgaccggaatcaaacccaggccccTTCAGTGCCGGCTGATGCTcttcccactgagccacaccggccagggccaggcagtgTTCTCTGCCTGCATCTCATCGATGGTGCGTGTGTTTATTACGGTAACTCCCAGCAGTGAGAAGGGCGGCCCCCTCCAAGGGGACTCCGAGTCGATCATGAGCTGCTTGTTCAGTTCCTTCCCAGCAGCTCAGCGGGGCGCCGTCCTCCCACGAGGAGCGCTCCCCTGGGCGGTGTCCTCAGAGCGCATGGTTGGCAGGTGGGTGAGCGGGTCGAAGGCCAGCACAGGTCAGGCTCCAAGCTGAGGGGCTTACCACGCAGGGCCCCACCCGCGTGCTGCCGCCGTGCTCCCCGACCCAGCCCTCAGCACCCCTCTCCCACGGCCACGGGCCCTAAGGCATAGAGCGGTTGAGGCACTCGCCCGAGGTCCCGCGATTGATACACGTGGCGCCCAAGCCTGGCCTGGTGACACCCGAGAGGGACTGTGCTGTGCCAGCCACCCTCTCCAGACCCTTCCCCTGGGGCCCACAGAGAGGGGTCTCTGCGGGGCTCCCCGCCTCTCTGGCATCGTCTACTCTTCCCTTCTGCAAAGTCCTTTCCAGCCCCAGTAAGGACACCCTTCTCTCTCCTAACAGAACAGAACTCGGCCCTCTGGTGGCCACTCCGCTACCGCCCCTGCTGGGCAGAACCGCTGCCAGACGCGGTGCTGGCCGTCCCGTTTCTCCATTACTCGCCTCTCATGCTTTTTGTTGTGGTTAAACCTCACCCACGGAGATTTTCCCCAccgatttttagagagtgtggaagggagggggagagacagagagagacatccagTGGCACTAAGCCTGCACCGAGGTACCTGTCCTTGACGGAAACAAAACCCATggcccttcagtcagcaggctctGACCACTGGgccagccaaactggctagggccccattCTCTTTAActccccccagctcccccaccccccagcgctGCTGTCCGGAGGGTCGCCAATGGCCGCCACCGGGCTCCACCCAGGCCCATTCCTGGATGTGCTTCTTGGGCGGGCTTCCGGAAGCCCCAGCCCCGGAAAATAAGTCCAAGTGTGTCCTCAGGTccccccagggcctcccctgAGCATGGCTCCCATCGTGACCTGGGCCAGGATGGTCCCTGAAGGGGGTCACGGAAGTGGCCTCCTGATGGTCCCGCGGGCCGCCCTCGCCGCCCCAGCCTGTCCCCAGGGGTTCCTGTAAGCCAACGCGTGTCCTCCTGCTGGGACCCTCCAGCTCCCAGAGCCCCTGGCCCTGCAGGGCGGCCTCTCGGCCACGCAGTGGTCCGCCCGGCTGGTTCGGCCCGCACTCCAGCCCCCCGTCTTGGTCAAGTCCATCCTCACCCCCTAACCGCGCCCCGGTGCCCCCGGCTTAGGGACCACAGCGCGGATCCGTTGGTCCCACACCACGCGGGGCACGAGGCACAGCGGCCTCTGATGTGCCCCGGGGCGGGGCCCGCGGCGGGGGTGTCCTCGCCAGAGCCGCGCACAGAGGGCTCTTCCCGGCTCCGTCCGCGAGGGAACGAACGGAGGCGCGAAGCTGCCGGTCGCCGCGGccgctgctgggggcggggcctcgctctcgggggcggggctctggagggggcggggccccagGTGAGGGACGGCCGCTCCCATTCGCCTTGGGCGGCGGGCGCGGGTCGGACTGCACCAGCTCCCGGTCGGGGGGGCGGCCCGGGACGACCCAGCGGCGGGGGCACGGACACCCCAAGTTCTCCCCGGACCCGGGCCTCCGGGCGTGCGTCCTCAGCCACACAGTGTTTCCAGCGCCCCGAGGCCCGCGACCGCGAGGGACGGCCCTCTCCTCCGCTCCAGGCCTCTCCTGCGCTCCCCGGTCTGTGGTTCCCGCCAacgggcggggcgggagggaccCGGAAGCCGGCTCGTGCGCTTCCGGGTCGAGcggcgcgcggcggcggcggcggcggcggcggcggcggcggccgggcctAGTCGAGGCTCTCGGTCCGGTAGCGGCGAGCGCCCGGGAGCGGCCGGCGGGGCGCGAGGTTCCCGGGTACGTGCGGCGGCGGCGCCGGCCCCAGGGTCCCGGCCGCGTCCCGGCCGCGCGGTGGTTCCCGGGCGCCGCGCGCTTTGTCTGCGGCCTGCCGGGCGGAGCGAGGCCTGcgtcccgggcgggcgggcgggcggcggcggggaggccACGCGCCGGGGCTGGGGGGCCCCGCGGCCTGCAGGCGGGTTTCCGGGGTGGGCGCCTTCCTGTCCGGGCCGCGGGGAgcccacccgcccccgccccttcctGTGACTCCCCGCCCCCGCGACTCCCACTCGCCGTCCCGTTCGAGCGAGCCGTGACCCTCCGCCCGCTCGTTGCCAGCTCTCGGCCCACGTTGCAGCGTCGGCTGCGCCTGCGTCCGGGCGGGCCGGTGGCGGCCGGGGGATGGTCGTCTCGCCCTGAAGTCGTAGTTTACGACAGTCCTTCGCGAGGAGGTGGGACTCGCTCTGAGCCCGGAGGGGTTAAGGGGCCCCCAGGGCCCCCCGCACCTGGGAGTTGATACTCTGCTTGTCTGCCCAGCAGCCGAAGGGTGACCTGCCCGGTGACCCACagaactgaggctcggagaggtgTGACGTGGGGTTCACACGTCTTCCCTCTCCCTGGACCTGCGGGAAGAATGTTGAGTcagggctgctgctgcccctTCTGGCCGGTTCCCTGCCCCGGGCGAGCCCCTGTGTGGCCCCTCGGTGGCGTCTTAGCTTTCTGGGGTTCAGGGCAGTGTAGTTTCTCGGTCTCACAGCCGCCATGGCAGCCGGTGAACAGCTCCCCAAGCACAGGCCTGGCCCCATTGCAGTCACCACCCACCGGAGACTCCGTTCCTCAGCAGTGGTCGGAATTGCAGGGGGCTTGGGTCCCTGAATTTGAAGAGGGGTGGGGGAATTTCTGCTTTAACTCCTGCTCCCCTGTACCCCCAGAACTGGAGGCTGAGCAGGAGAACCACAGAATGCTGCCGGCACCCGAAAGGCAGCCAGAACCCCGCAGACTTGGCCTCTGGCCGGGCTCTGAACTTAGGCAGAGTCCGCAGGCCGTGGGAGCTGGTGTCTTCCCTGGCACTGGTGTAGGTGCTGGCTCCGGGAAGCACCGTTGGAGGTTGCCCAGGTCCTTTCTCGGGGTGCAGCCAGCATGTACTGCTGTGTGATGATGcaggcaggggtgcagcctcaggaccGGGGCTCCCCTGCCCGGGTGCAGGGGTGTGCGGAGGCCTTTGGAGGGACAGCTAGGCCCGCGGGACTTGGCCCACAGATGCAGCCCTCCTCGAGGTCAGGCACCTTCCTTGGCGTTTCTGGCAAGCCCCCTGTGCCAAATCCCTCATGGCCTATCCCTCATGGCCTCCTCGTCCTCTGAGGCGGGCCCTACCAGCGCCCCTGCCAGGCGGGCCCAGGTCTCGGCGCCCCCGGGGAGAAGCCAGGTGCTCTGGCTGTGCTTTGCCTTAGTGGCTGTGAGGCATGGCCTCGGGGTGAGGACCTGCCCCTGCTCTGGGCTCCTCCGGCCGCAG contains:
- the RASSF7 gene encoding ras association domain-containing protein 7 isoform X1, with amino-acid sequence MAIIQPNTPTQPWGGFTGPPQPAHGAPSDRGMPSGPAAMELKVWVDGIQRVVCGVSEQTTCQEVVVALAQAIGQTGRFVLVQRLREKERQLLPQECPVGAQATCGQFASDVQFVLRRTGPSLTGRPSSDSCPPPERCPIRASLPPKPRPALDREPQKALTFSPGYPRLASGLALPEPVASVAPMPGHCEDLQDLERRVQRNAAELGQEAFWEQELRREQAREREAQSRLQALSAATAEHAARLQALDAQARALEDKLYLAAEAPGPPSPTASATERLRQDLAAQERQSAEVQGSLALVSRALEAAEHALQAQAQELEELNRELRQCNLQQFIQQTGAAPSMQDLMPPARGQPLPGVPRSPALVPSLSPEVPPVRQNWR
- the RASSF7 gene encoding ras association domain-containing protein 7 isoform X2, with protein sequence MPSGPAAMELKVWVDGIQRVVCGVSEQTTCQEVVVALAQAIGQTGRFVLVQRLREKERQLLPQECPVGAQATCGQFASDVQFVLRRTGPSLTGRPSSDSCPPPERCPIRASLPPKPRPALDREPQKALTFSPGYPRLASGLALPEPVASVAPMPGHCEDLQDLERRVQRNAAELGQEAFWEQELRREQAREREAQSRLQALSAATAEHAARLQALDAQARALEDKLYLAAEAPGPPSPTASATERLRQDLAAQERQSAEVQGSLALVSRALEAAEHALQAQAQELEELNRELRQCNLQQFIQQTGAAPSMQDLMPPARGQPLPGVPRSPALVPSLSPEVPPVRQNWR